The following are encoded in a window of Hemiscyllium ocellatum isolate sHemOce1 chromosome 35, sHemOce1.pat.X.cur, whole genome shotgun sequence genomic DNA:
- the LOC132832796 gene encoding zinc finger protein 271-like — protein MLTYSGHFMEVEQFICEVCGQAFQHKSILMTHRYIHFLQKPFKCNVCDQSFAHSSGLVNHQRTHTGERPFTCTVCDKSFSRKSRLLLHHRIHTGEKPYTCEVCAQSFTEPSNLRSHQRVHTGEKPYRCEVCNKLFSQSSTLLLHRRIHTGEKPYTCQMCNKPFADPSNLRAHQRIHTGEKPFKCEVCNQGFAQSSGLVKHRRIHTGEKPFTCDVCHKSFSQSSTFLEHQYIHTGEKPFTCKVCMKSFTSSSTLRVHQRIHTGEKPFTCEVCDKSFTDSSTLRKHQRIHTGEKPFPCQVCEKAFSSSSTLQAHKHVHTGEKPFMCKVCEKSFSQSSNLRTHQRIHTGEKPFRCVMCDESFSRSSVLLVHQRIHTGERPFICDVCNKSFLTSSDLLLHQRIHTGEKPFTCQVCSKSFSRSSNLLLHQRIHTGEKPFTCEVCGKSFSRSSILLVHQRIHTGEKPFNCELCDKSFTQSSTLLVHQHIHTGEKPFLCEVCEKSFSSSSDLCKHQRIHTGEKPFKCEMCDKSFPDSSNLRRHQRIHTAKELFRCEMCNKSFSDSSNLRTHHRTHTGEKPFQCEVCSKSFSVFSNLHRHQRIHTGEKPFRCDECNKSFSQSDSLLRHQHIHTGEKHFTCKVCDKSFSQSVSLHTHQHIHTGEKPFRCEVCDKLFSRSSELLLHQRIHMGEKPFTCKVCKKSFSRLSILHVHQRIHSGEKLFKCHTCEKAFFQSSTLLVHQHIHTGEKPFTCEVCEKSFQNSSNLHVHQRIHTGEKPFICDVCDKSFPDSSNLHKHERIHTGEKPFRCEMCDKAFTQTVHLLVHQRTHAVEKP, from the exons ATGTTAACTTATTCGGGTCACTTCatggaggttgaacaattcatatGTGAGGTGTGCGGCCAAGCTTTCCAACACAAATCAATACTCATGACTCATAGATACATTCACTTTTTGCAGAAGCCATTCAAGTGTAATGTGTGTGATCAGAGTTTTGCACATTCATCAGGCCTGGTGAATCACCAGCGTacccacactggggagagaccattcacatGCACTGTGTGTGACAAATCCTTCTCACGGAAATCGAGGCTGCTGCTGCATCACAGGATTCACACTGGCGAGAAACCATATACCTGTGAGGTGTGTGCCCAATCATTTACGGAACCATCAAACCTCCGCTCACACCAACGTGTTCACACGGGAGAGAAGCCGTACAGATGTGAGGTGTGCAATAAGCTATTTTCACAATCATCGACACTCCTGCTCCATCGCAGGATTCATACTGGAGAGAAACCATACACCTGTCAGATGTGCAACAAACCATTTGCAGACCCTTCCAATCTCCGTGCACACCAACGCATTCACACTGGTGAGAAGCCCTTCAAATGTGAAGTATGTAACCAGGGATTTGCACAGTCATCAGGCCTAGTGAAACATCGCCgcattcacactggagagaaaccaTTCACGTGTGACGTGTGTCACAAATCATTCTCGCAGTCGTCGACCTTCCTTGAACACCAATatattcacactggggagaaaccattcacatgcAAAGTTTGCATGAAATCATTCACGTCATCATCCACTCTTCGTGTACATCAACGcattcacacaggagagaaaccattcacttgtgaggtgtgtgacaaatcattcacaGACTCATCAACCCTCCGCAAACACCAACgtatccacacaggggagaaaccattcccatGCCAAGTGTGTGAGAAAGCATTCTCATCCTCGTCAACCCTCCAGGCACATAAACacgttcacaccggggagaaacCATTTATGTGCAAAgtgtgtgagaaatcattctCACAGTCATCGAACCTTCGTACTCACCAAcgtattcacacaggggagaaacctttCAGATGTGTGATGTGTGATGAATCATTCTCAAGGtcatctgtccttcttgtacatcagaggattcacacaggggagagaccaTTTATATGTGACGTTTGTAACAAATCATTCCTGACATCATCAGACCTCCTTCTCCATCAGaggattcacacaggggagaaaccattcacttgTCAAGTGTGTAGTAAGTCATTCTCGAGATCATCAAACCTGTTGCTCCATCAGAGAATTCACacgggggagaaaccattcacatgtgAGGTGTGTGGCAAATCATTCTCAAGGTCATCAATTCTCCTAGTCCATCAGAGGATTCATacgggggagaaaccattcaactGTGAATTATGTGATAAATCTTTCACACAGTCATCTACCCTCCTTGTACATCAACACATTCATACAGGTGAGAAACCATTCCTGTGTGAGGTATGTGAGAAATCATTTTCATCATCATCAGATTTATGCAAACACCaacgtattcacacaggagagaaaccGTTTAAGTGTGAAATGTGTGACAAGTCTTTCCCAGATTCATCAAATCTCCGCAGACATCAACGCATTCACACTGCGAAGGAACTATTCAGGTGTGAG ATGTGTAACAAATCTTTCTCAGACTCATCGAACCTACGCACACACCATCGcactcacacaggggagaaaccattccagTGTGAGGTGTGCAGCAAGTCATTCTCAGTATTTTCAAACCTCCATCGACACCAAcgtattcacacaggggagaaacctttCAGATGTGATGAGTGTAACAAATCATTCTCACAGTCAGATAGCCTCCTCAGACACCAACAtatccacacaggggagaagcaTTTCACATGCAaagtgtgtgacaaatcattctcacagtCAGTAAGCCTCCACACACATCAGCATATTCACACGGGGGAGAAACCATTCCGGTGTGAAGTGTGTGACAAATTATTCTCAAGGTCATCAGAACTCTTGCTCCATCAAAGGATCCATATGGGGGAAAAACCATTTACATGTAAAGTGTGCAAGAAATCATTCTCAAGATTATCAATCCTCCATGTCCATCAGAGGATTCACTCAGGCGAGAAACTGTTCAAGTGTCATACTTGCGAAAAAGCATTCTTCCAGTCATCTACCCTCCTCGTGCACCAACATAtacacacaggggagaaaccattcacatgtgAAGTGTGTGAAAAATCATTCCAAAATTCATCAAACCTCCATGTACATCaacgcattcacacaggggagaaaccattcatatGTGACGTGTGCGACAAATCATTCCCAGATTCATCAAACCTCCACAAACATGAACGcattcacacaggagagaaaccaTTCAGGTGTGAGATGTGTGACAAGGCTTTCACACAAACTGTGCATTTGCTGGTCCATCAACGCACTCATGCAGTGGAAAAACCATAA